A stretch of the Acyrthosiphon pisum isolate AL4f chromosome A2, pea_aphid_22Mar2018_4r6ur, whole genome shotgun sequence genome encodes the following:
- the LOC100158844 gene encoding uncharacterized protein LOC100158844 isoform X1, with translation MTCLYGDVLSLKQLLRVDNIVNAVSFQTNNSNIFALVLSSNDLIIYCDLVPPSLKWLPWPKDDGKKIVSLAFKSTSEKLLVCGFDCTLYLVFVREIFEPRDGDRRNKVKIIRPAPGEPTSSLNPTAITWWTPVVPTYSSDIGIVGGNIGEIVFVNLRTGACLGSTCVKCSIKSLEILNESCSNTVWLIIISSNGDRWKLLLESLDIGYCWLNPKPHSAHDKTTKPTNTLNIDTIVPVISNFPSTRARLLGLRQLFIEKLSAPKKQRSVINCVQSGIYFPNEVKHPKRSFSSDAITGCSCPSTGPSPEPIASVVDMKSNVQSHRGKQTIVSFCSNHILVHASGFNTNQPLVYKLCKGGDIEKFLYTDQFIFTSENGGTKLSVYSSNLCQLKSDMEDDKEKSLLGTFNFDKGEIILDMFRVLGRKTKESLDVSQSVSPKNKNRSSTIKKKRCDRQHTRKDNTVSELCAIVTNCTLYYLNLSIKPEEIIFKNVMAGALEHANNLSEAFDVDIRPILERAADQQLSARKFEEATLLYRLSKTNPLKRVLRLASSGNTDKVVLFVSTLLEQAHPRDLTALERLHISNLAVMSYTEQLLRATSREKTRLEAKFLRLLSENNHYDEVLCVNIVGQSRLCNVLRFLAVERGLHNEVITVLVSLMNQQSTDSQYLHLTEGFWDLVSESIFTEVLVACNKFTTLHSKFIQTNLHNVPHDVLLKLKTLYDPTNPALRPILRKVFQFKNESESISEQDNNLNYSIKEWLTTYLMIIARLSSNQYSDNFVESVSYSHQPISNVSDSENEIEHKSSLGAGWAHAAHIRNHKLYTWGHSSYGCLGVGPHMTKTATPNPVSWFVYIRVEVIQVACGRNHSIALTTNGVYSWGSNHYGQLGTGRRGQAPYPMLVDSLSNELIVSVSAGQYHSLAISASGQLWTWGWGVYGQLGHGAIDDCEKPKLLKSLENENIISAYGGYSHSIILTSNGKVFTFGSGSFGQLGNGSTTKITSPVPVYGLPEPIKCIYTAYFHNLALSDVGRLYTWGSSPQVLRFHAQSQKRARNQLVLNEGDQADDAEIDALTADDGLLHLSPTLVDTSHISGDIFQMCCGCHHSAVISTTGQLYTWGLNLDGQLGVSGIRERLVPTVTLVGPPSVIVDSSSTSGSLIKEVRCGADFTLALDAANKLWGWGSNHEGQLGKIPEEDLAKTLLDGKMVMIKSTNKVIKIQHGTVNKLDSPIEILLPQLRFSFSNIKDILSIQVKRRINFPGLPSFECLLENLNCVSNLYGIDYLLHYAIEWFYPYYNISPVVSMCLEIKNHQAISKIRLINDEPSTALFHQFEAFVETRDYGEMFGFNVEGGHEERASTPLTPSEGFTINLEEGELLTSLPESFAQRTAVEETIIKEWPGATKLSQMFDYYFKFLPKDNLVSFLHEYLTYWLTKSFPVDALEQLLTDRWDQLNHSLGILLLCNNDVSNACDLNELNIKIMEPKKILRCFSVNFCMELCSSVSKNIQTKSEDQRDFIQLLATVTNSPGSAWIEPVSETKTEDLLNRSVQILNTDQHQPFMHLEFQDSEILGNTLLAYSCGHRYLSNEQFNIDSQQVIARLDHLPNTAATVQSVLQDISNSACPNCVYEQINNLIQRD, from the exons ATGACTTGCTTGTATGGAGACGTACTGAGTTTAAAGCAGCTGTTGAGGGTCGACAATATCGTGAATGCTGTCAGTTTTCAAACGaataacagtaatatatttGCCCTAGTACTCAG CAGCAACGAtctcataatttattgtgatcTTGTTCCTCCATCGCTCAAATGGTTGCCTTGGCCCAAAGATGATGGGAAGAAAATTGTTTCCTTGGCATTCAAATCCACTAGTGAAAAACTCCTTGTATGcg ggtTTGATTGCACTTTATATTTGGTATTTGTTCGTGAAATTTTTGAACCAAGAGATGGAGATAGAAGAAATaaggtaaaaattattagaCCAGCTCCCGGGGAACCTACAAGTTCTTTAAATCCAACCGCAATTACTTGGTGGACACCTGTAGTTCCTACGTATTCAAG tgatATTGGTATTGTTGGCGGAAATATAGgagaaattgtttttgttaatcTCCGTACTGGAGCTTGTCTTGGATCTACTTGTGTAAAATGTTCTATAAAATCTctagaaatattaaatgaatcaTGTTCCAATACAGTTTGGTTGATT ATAATCAGTAGTAATGGAGATCGTTGGAAACTATTGCTTGAAAGTTTAGACATTGGATACTGTTGGCTAAATCCTAAACCACATAGTGCACATGATAAAACAACTAA gCCAACTAATACATTGAATATTGATACAATTGTTCCTGTTATATCAAATTTTCCTTCTACACGTGCTCGATTATTGGGATTACGACaactatttatagaaaaattatctgCACCAAAAAAACAAAGATCTGTTATCAATTGTGTTCAAAGtggtatttatt ttccaaatgaAGTAAAACATCCAAAACGAAGTTTTTCATCTGATGCAATCACTGGATGTTCTTGTCCTAGTACTGGCCCATCACCTGAGCCTATTGCTAGTGTGGTTGACATGAAGTCTAATGTACAAAGTCATCGTGGTAAACAAACTATTGTCAGCTTTTGTTCTAATCATATTTTG GTACATGCTTCTGGATTCAACACTAATCAACCTTTGGTCTATAAGTTGTGTAAAGGAGGAGATATCGAGAAGTTTTTATATACagatcaatttatatttacttcgGAAAATGGTGGTACCAAATTGAGTGTTTACTCATCAAATCTTTGCCAACTTAAAAGTgatatg GAAGACGACAAAGAAAAAAGCCTgttaggtacttttaattttgacaaagGAGAAATAATTTTGGATATGTTTAGAGTATTGGGGCGAAAA acaaaGGAAAGTTTAGATGTTTCTCAGAGCGTTTctcccaaaaataaaaatcgttcctcaaccattaaaaaaaaaaggtgtgaTCGACAACATACCCGAAAAGATAATACTGTATCTGAGTTATGTGCAATAGTTActaattgtacattatattatttgaatttaag CATTAAACCAGaagagataatatttaaaaacgttatgGCTGGTGCATTAGAACATGCAAATAATTTGTCGGAAGCATTTGATGTTGATATACGACCTATATTGGAAAGAGCTGCTGATCAACAGCTTAGTGCTAGAAAATTTGAAGAAGCTACTCTACTTTATCGACTGTCAaag acAAATCCATTAAAACGTGTTCTTAGATTGGCTTCTTCTGGAAATACAGACAAAGTTGTTCTTTTTGTTAGTACACTTTTAGAACAAGCACATCCAAGAGATCTCACTGCTTTGGAAAGGttacatatttcaaatttagcTGTAATGAGCTATACAGAGCAATTATTACGTGCTACCAGTCGAGAAAAAACAAGACTAGAAGctaaattttt GCGTTTATTATCAGAAAACAATCATTATGATGAAGTTTTATGCGTCAATATTGTTGGTCAAAGTCGTTTATGCAATGTGTTGAGATTTTTAGCAGTTGAAAGAGGATTGCACAATGAAGTTATTACAGTATTAGTCAGTTTAATGAATCAACAATCTACTGATAGTCAATATTTGCACT taACTGAAGGATTTTGGGATTTGGTGTCAGAATCAATATTTACAGAAGTGTTGGTCGCCtgtaataaatttacaacaCTTCATTCTAAGTTTATACAGACAAATTTGCATAATGTGCCTCATGATGTTCTTTTA AAACTTAAAACACTTTACGACCCAACCAACCCAGCCTTACGACCAATATTACGTaaggtatttcaatttaaaaatgaaagcgAGTCTATATCTGAACAAGATAATAac cttaattattctattaaagAATGGTTAACCACTTACCTAATGATAATAGCCAGACTATCTTCAAATCAATATTCAGATAATTTTGTAGAATCAGTATCATATTCTCACCAACCTATTTCTAATGTCTCTGATTCTGAAAATGAGATAGAACACAAGTCTAGTCTTGGAGCTGGTTGGGCTCATGCAGCTCATATACGTAACCATAAACTTTATACATGGGGACATTCATCATATGGTTGTTTGGGTGTTGGACCACATATGACTAAAACTGCTACTCCAAATCCTGTCTCTTGGTTTGTTTACATACGTGTAGAAGTTATTCAAGTGGCATGTGGTCGAAATCATTCAATAGCTCTCACTACAAATGGA GTCTATTCTTGGGGATCAAATCATTATGGTCAATTGGGTACTGGCCGCCGTGGTCAAGCTCCGTATCCAATGTTAGTGGATAGTTTATCAAATGAATTGATAGTAAGTGTTTCTGCTGGCCAATATCATTCTTTAGCCATCTCTGCAAGTGGACAATTGTGGACATGGGGTTGGGGTGTTTATGGTCAACTAGGTCATGGAGCTATTGATGACTGTGAAAAACCAAAACTATTGAAGTCTTTAGAAAATGAA aatattattagtgCATATGGAGGTTATTCACATAGTATTATTCTTACGAGCAATggaaaagtattcacttttggTTCTGGTTCATTTGGTCAGTTAGGTAATGGTAGCACAACAAAAATTACTAGTCCAGTTCCAGTATATGGACTCCCTGAACCAATTAAGTGTATTTATACAGCTTATTTTCATAAT TTAGCTTTGAGTGATGTTGGTCGTTTATATACATGGGGTAGTAGTCCACAAGTACTTCGGTTTCATGCACAATCACAAAAACGAGCTAGAAATCAACTCGTGTTAAATGAAGGTGATCAA GCGGACGATGCAGAAATTGATGCTTTGACTGCTGATGATGGCTTATTACATTTAAGTCCAACACTCGTGGATACATCTCATATTTCTGGAGACATTTTTCAA ATGTGCTGTGGCTGTCACCATTCAGCTGTTATTAGTACTACTGGACAATTATATACTTGGGGACTTAATTTAGATGGGCAATTAGGTGTATCAGGTATACGTGAGAGACTCGTTCCTACTGTAACATTAGTTGGTCCACCTTCAGTTATAGTAGACTCATCATCAACTAGCGGCTCACTAATAAAAGAAGTTAGGTGTGGAGCTGATTTTACATTAGCTTTAGATGCAGCCAATAAACTTTGGGGTTGGGGTAGTAATCATGAAGGACAA ttaggtaAAATTCCAGAAGAAGACTTGGCCAAGACATTATTAGATGGTAAAATGGTCATGATAAAATCaactaataaagtaattaaaatacaacatgGCACTGTAAATAAGTTGGACTCTCCAATTGAAATACTATTGCCTCAATTAAGATTTTCATTTTCCAACATCAAAGATATACTTTCAATTCAG GTTAAACGTCGTATTAATTTTCCCGGTTTACCTTCATTTGAGTGCCTTCTTGAAAATCTAAATTGTGTATCTAATTTATATGGTATAGATTATTTGTTACATTATGCAATAGAGTGGTTTtatccttattataatatttctcctGTCGTCTCAAtg tgtcttgaaattaaaaaccatCAAGCAATTAGCAAAATTCGATTGATAAATGATGAACCTTCTACAGCATTGTTTCATCAATTTGAAGCATTTGTAGAAACAAGAGACTATGGAGAAATGTTTGGATTTAATGTAGAAGGTGGTCATGAAGAACGGGCTTCGACTCCTCTTACACCATCTGAAGGCTTCACTATTAACCTTGAAGAAGGAGAGCTATTAACTTCTCTACCAGAATCTTTTGCACAACGAACGGCTGTTGAGGAAACCATTATAAAAGAATGGCCTGGAGCTACTAAACTTTCTCAgatgtttgattattatttcaaattcctACCAAAAGATAATTTGGTTTCATTTTTACATGaa tatcttACATACTGGCTGACTAAGTCTTTCCCAGTTGATGCTTTAGAACAATTATTAACGGATAGATGGGATCAACTCAATCATTCATTGGGAATTCTGTTATTATG TAACAATGACGTATCAAATGCTTGTGATCTTAATGagttgaatataaaaattatggaaCCTAAAAAGATTTTGAGATGTTTTTCTGTGAATTTTTGTATGGAACTATGTTCATCTGtttcaaaaaacatacaaaccaaat ctgAAGATCAAAGAgactttatacaattattagccACTGTTACTAATTCACCAGGTTCTGCATGGATTGAACCAGTATCAGAAACTAAAACTGAAGATTTACTAAACCGTTCAGTACAAATACTTAATACTGATCAACATCAACCATTTATGCACTTAGAGTTTcaa gactCGGAAATTTTGGGAAACACATTATTAGCATACTCTTGTGGCCATCGTTATTTAtcaaatgaacaatttaatatagattCTCAACAGGTTATTGCTCGTTTAGATCATTTACCCAATACTGCTGCAACTGTACAATCAGTTCTACAAGATATTAGTAATTCAGCTTGTCCAAATTGTGtatatgaacaaataaataatcttattcAAAGagattaa
- the LOC100158844 gene encoding uncharacterized protein LOC100158844 isoform X2, which yields MTCLYGDVLSLKQLLRVDNIVNAVSFQTNNSNIFALVLSSNDLIIYCDLVPPSLKWLPWPKDDGKKIVSLAFKSTSEKLLVCGFDCTLYLVFVREIFEPRDGDRRNKVKIIRPAPGEPTSSLNPTAITWWTPVVPTYSSDIGIVGGNIGEIVFVNLRTGACLGSTCVKCSIKSLEILNESCSNTVWLIIISSNGDRWKLLLESLDIGYCWLNPKPHSAHDKTTKPTNTLNIDTIVPVISNFPSTRARLLGLRQLFIEKLSAPKKQRSVINCVQSVPNEVKHPKRSFSSDAITGCSCPSTGPSPEPIASVVDMKSNVQSHRGKQTIVSFCSNHILVHASGFNTNQPLVYKLCKGGDIEKFLYTDQFIFTSENGGTKLSVYSSNLCQLKSDMEDDKEKSLLGTFNFDKGEIILDMFRVLGRKTKESLDVSQSVSPKNKNRSSTIKKKRCDRQHTRKDNTVSELCAIVTNCTLYYLNLSIKPEEIIFKNVMAGALEHANNLSEAFDVDIRPILERAADQQLSARKFEEATLLYRLSKTNPLKRVLRLASSGNTDKVVLFVSTLLEQAHPRDLTALERLHISNLAVMSYTEQLLRATSREKTRLEAKFLRLLSENNHYDEVLCVNIVGQSRLCNVLRFLAVERGLHNEVITVLVSLMNQQSTDSQYLHLTEGFWDLVSESIFTEVLVACNKFTTLHSKFIQTNLHNVPHDVLLKLKTLYDPTNPALRPILRKVFQFKNESESISEQDNNLNYSIKEWLTTYLMIIARLSSNQYSDNFVESVSYSHQPISNVSDSENEIEHKSSLGAGWAHAAHIRNHKLYTWGHSSYGCLGVGPHMTKTATPNPVSWFVYIRVEVIQVACGRNHSIALTTNGVYSWGSNHYGQLGTGRRGQAPYPMLVDSLSNELIVSVSAGQYHSLAISASGQLWTWGWGVYGQLGHGAIDDCEKPKLLKSLENENIISAYGGYSHSIILTSNGKVFTFGSGSFGQLGNGSTTKITSPVPVYGLPEPIKCIYTAYFHNLALSDVGRLYTWGSSPQVLRFHAQSQKRARNQLVLNEGDQADDAEIDALTADDGLLHLSPTLVDTSHISGDIFQMCCGCHHSAVISTTGQLYTWGLNLDGQLGVSGIRERLVPTVTLVGPPSVIVDSSSTSGSLIKEVRCGADFTLALDAANKLWGWGSNHEGQLGKIPEEDLAKTLLDGKMVMIKSTNKVIKIQHGTVNKLDSPIEILLPQLRFSFSNIKDILSIQVKRRINFPGLPSFECLLENLNCVSNLYGIDYLLHYAIEWFYPYYNISPVVSMCLEIKNHQAISKIRLINDEPSTALFHQFEAFVETRDYGEMFGFNVEGGHEERASTPLTPSEGFTINLEEGELLTSLPESFAQRTAVEETIIKEWPGATKLSQMFDYYFKFLPKDNLVSFLHEYLTYWLTKSFPVDALEQLLTDRWDQLNHSLGILLLCNNDVSNACDLNELNIKIMEPKKILRCFSVNFCMELCSSVSKNIQTKSEDQRDFIQLLATVTNSPGSAWIEPVSETKTEDLLNRSVQILNTDQHQPFMHLEFQDSEILGNTLLAYSCGHRYLSNEQFNIDSQQVIARLDHLPNTAATVQSVLQDISNSACPNCVYEQINNLIQRD from the exons ATGACTTGCTTGTATGGAGACGTACTGAGTTTAAAGCAGCTGTTGAGGGTCGACAATATCGTGAATGCTGTCAGTTTTCAAACGaataacagtaatatatttGCCCTAGTACTCAG CAGCAACGAtctcataatttattgtgatcTTGTTCCTCCATCGCTCAAATGGTTGCCTTGGCCCAAAGATGATGGGAAGAAAATTGTTTCCTTGGCATTCAAATCCACTAGTGAAAAACTCCTTGTATGcg ggtTTGATTGCACTTTATATTTGGTATTTGTTCGTGAAATTTTTGAACCAAGAGATGGAGATAGAAGAAATaaggtaaaaattattagaCCAGCTCCCGGGGAACCTACAAGTTCTTTAAATCCAACCGCAATTACTTGGTGGACACCTGTAGTTCCTACGTATTCAAG tgatATTGGTATTGTTGGCGGAAATATAGgagaaattgtttttgttaatcTCCGTACTGGAGCTTGTCTTGGATCTACTTGTGTAAAATGTTCTATAAAATCTctagaaatattaaatgaatcaTGTTCCAATACAGTTTGGTTGATT ATAATCAGTAGTAATGGAGATCGTTGGAAACTATTGCTTGAAAGTTTAGACATTGGATACTGTTGGCTAAATCCTAAACCACATAGTGCACATGATAAAACAACTAA gCCAACTAATACATTGAATATTGATACAATTGTTCCTGTTATATCAAATTTTCCTTCTACACGTGCTCGATTATTGGGATTACGACaactatttatagaaaaattatctgCACCAAAAAAACAAAGATCTGTTATCAATTGTGTTCAAAGtg ttccaaatgaAGTAAAACATCCAAAACGAAGTTTTTCATCTGATGCAATCACTGGATGTTCTTGTCCTAGTACTGGCCCATCACCTGAGCCTATTGCTAGTGTGGTTGACATGAAGTCTAATGTACAAAGTCATCGTGGTAAACAAACTATTGTCAGCTTTTGTTCTAATCATATTTTG GTACATGCTTCTGGATTCAACACTAATCAACCTTTGGTCTATAAGTTGTGTAAAGGAGGAGATATCGAGAAGTTTTTATATACagatcaatttatatttacttcgGAAAATGGTGGTACCAAATTGAGTGTTTACTCATCAAATCTTTGCCAACTTAAAAGTgatatg GAAGACGACAAAGAAAAAAGCCTgttaggtacttttaattttgacaaagGAGAAATAATTTTGGATATGTTTAGAGTATTGGGGCGAAAA acaaaGGAAAGTTTAGATGTTTCTCAGAGCGTTTctcccaaaaataaaaatcgttcctcaaccattaaaaaaaaaaggtgtgaTCGACAACATACCCGAAAAGATAATACTGTATCTGAGTTATGTGCAATAGTTActaattgtacattatattatttgaatttaag CATTAAACCAGaagagataatatttaaaaacgttatgGCTGGTGCATTAGAACATGCAAATAATTTGTCGGAAGCATTTGATGTTGATATACGACCTATATTGGAAAGAGCTGCTGATCAACAGCTTAGTGCTAGAAAATTTGAAGAAGCTACTCTACTTTATCGACTGTCAaag acAAATCCATTAAAACGTGTTCTTAGATTGGCTTCTTCTGGAAATACAGACAAAGTTGTTCTTTTTGTTAGTACACTTTTAGAACAAGCACATCCAAGAGATCTCACTGCTTTGGAAAGGttacatatttcaaatttagcTGTAATGAGCTATACAGAGCAATTATTACGTGCTACCAGTCGAGAAAAAACAAGACTAGAAGctaaattttt GCGTTTATTATCAGAAAACAATCATTATGATGAAGTTTTATGCGTCAATATTGTTGGTCAAAGTCGTTTATGCAATGTGTTGAGATTTTTAGCAGTTGAAAGAGGATTGCACAATGAAGTTATTACAGTATTAGTCAGTTTAATGAATCAACAATCTACTGATAGTCAATATTTGCACT taACTGAAGGATTTTGGGATTTGGTGTCAGAATCAATATTTACAGAAGTGTTGGTCGCCtgtaataaatttacaacaCTTCATTCTAAGTTTATACAGACAAATTTGCATAATGTGCCTCATGATGTTCTTTTA AAACTTAAAACACTTTACGACCCAACCAACCCAGCCTTACGACCAATATTACGTaaggtatttcaatttaaaaatgaaagcgAGTCTATATCTGAACAAGATAATAac cttaattattctattaaagAATGGTTAACCACTTACCTAATGATAATAGCCAGACTATCTTCAAATCAATATTCAGATAATTTTGTAGAATCAGTATCATATTCTCACCAACCTATTTCTAATGTCTCTGATTCTGAAAATGAGATAGAACACAAGTCTAGTCTTGGAGCTGGTTGGGCTCATGCAGCTCATATACGTAACCATAAACTTTATACATGGGGACATTCATCATATGGTTGTTTGGGTGTTGGACCACATATGACTAAAACTGCTACTCCAAATCCTGTCTCTTGGTTTGTTTACATACGTGTAGAAGTTATTCAAGTGGCATGTGGTCGAAATCATTCAATAGCTCTCACTACAAATGGA GTCTATTCTTGGGGATCAAATCATTATGGTCAATTGGGTACTGGCCGCCGTGGTCAAGCTCCGTATCCAATGTTAGTGGATAGTTTATCAAATGAATTGATAGTAAGTGTTTCTGCTGGCCAATATCATTCTTTAGCCATCTCTGCAAGTGGACAATTGTGGACATGGGGTTGGGGTGTTTATGGTCAACTAGGTCATGGAGCTATTGATGACTGTGAAAAACCAAAACTATTGAAGTCTTTAGAAAATGAA aatattattagtgCATATGGAGGTTATTCACATAGTATTATTCTTACGAGCAATggaaaagtattcacttttggTTCTGGTTCATTTGGTCAGTTAGGTAATGGTAGCACAACAAAAATTACTAGTCCAGTTCCAGTATATGGACTCCCTGAACCAATTAAGTGTATTTATACAGCTTATTTTCATAAT TTAGCTTTGAGTGATGTTGGTCGTTTATATACATGGGGTAGTAGTCCACAAGTACTTCGGTTTCATGCACAATCACAAAAACGAGCTAGAAATCAACTCGTGTTAAATGAAGGTGATCAA GCGGACGATGCAGAAATTGATGCTTTGACTGCTGATGATGGCTTATTACATTTAAGTCCAACACTCGTGGATACATCTCATATTTCTGGAGACATTTTTCAA ATGTGCTGTGGCTGTCACCATTCAGCTGTTATTAGTACTACTGGACAATTATATACTTGGGGACTTAATTTAGATGGGCAATTAGGTGTATCAGGTATACGTGAGAGACTCGTTCCTACTGTAACATTAGTTGGTCCACCTTCAGTTATAGTAGACTCATCATCAACTAGCGGCTCACTAATAAAAGAAGTTAGGTGTGGAGCTGATTTTACATTAGCTTTAGATGCAGCCAATAAACTTTGGGGTTGGGGTAGTAATCATGAAGGACAA ttaggtaAAATTCCAGAAGAAGACTTGGCCAAGACATTATTAGATGGTAAAATGGTCATGATAAAATCaactaataaagtaattaaaatacaacatgGCACTGTAAATAAGTTGGACTCTCCAATTGAAATACTATTGCCTCAATTAAGATTTTCATTTTCCAACATCAAAGATATACTTTCAATTCAG GTTAAACGTCGTATTAATTTTCCCGGTTTACCTTCATTTGAGTGCCTTCTTGAAAATCTAAATTGTGTATCTAATTTATATGGTATAGATTATTTGTTACATTATGCAATAGAGTGGTTTtatccttattataatatttctcctGTCGTCTCAAtg tgtcttgaaattaaaaaccatCAAGCAATTAGCAAAATTCGATTGATAAATGATGAACCTTCTACAGCATTGTTTCATCAATTTGAAGCATTTGTAGAAACAAGAGACTATGGAGAAATGTTTGGATTTAATGTAGAAGGTGGTCATGAAGAACGGGCTTCGACTCCTCTTACACCATCTGAAGGCTTCACTATTAACCTTGAAGAAGGAGAGCTATTAACTTCTCTACCAGAATCTTTTGCACAACGAACGGCTGTTGAGGAAACCATTATAAAAGAATGGCCTGGAGCTACTAAACTTTCTCAgatgtttgattattatttcaaattcctACCAAAAGATAATTTGGTTTCATTTTTACATGaa tatcttACATACTGGCTGACTAAGTCTTTCCCAGTTGATGCTTTAGAACAATTATTAACGGATAGATGGGATCAACTCAATCATTCATTGGGAATTCTGTTATTATG TAACAATGACGTATCAAATGCTTGTGATCTTAATGagttgaatataaaaattatggaaCCTAAAAAGATTTTGAGATGTTTTTCTGTGAATTTTTGTATGGAACTATGTTCATCTGtttcaaaaaacatacaaaccaaat ctgAAGATCAAAGAgactttatacaattattagccACTGTTACTAATTCACCAGGTTCTGCATGGATTGAACCAGTATCAGAAACTAAAACTGAAGATTTACTAAACCGTTCAGTACAAATACTTAATACTGATCAACATCAACCATTTATGCACTTAGAGTTTcaa gactCGGAAATTTTGGGAAACACATTATTAGCATACTCTTGTGGCCATCGTTATTTAtcaaatgaacaatttaatatagattCTCAACAGGTTATTGCTCGTTTAGATCATTTACCCAATACTGCTGCAACTGTACAATCAGTTCTACAAGATATTAGTAATTCAGCTTGTCCAAATTGTGtatatgaacaaataaataatcttattcAAAGagattaa
- the LOC107883809 gene encoding leucine-rich repeat extensin-like protein 5: protein MSSTSRPNNGRETEQADIRIRCPPTAPTFPARNVADNRIRCPPTPTTIPAQNVTPASDTTLSRPIAGYKNVADYPIRCPPTPTTVPAQNVTPASDTTLSRPIAGYKDVADPGFAFPPPQPTTPREFYVGPAMFVVWRQQAPSVAGCPPPPPVPEFYVGPAWFDVDGPPPLPCCVAASRFTYPPPPPRRSGPSAAGVPAAAGSA from the coding sequence ATGTCCTCGACGTCACGGCCGAATAACGGAAGAGAGACCGAGCAGGCTGACATTCGAATCAGGTGTCCACCGACGGCGCCGACTTTCCCGGCACGGAACGTGGCCGACAATCGAATCAGGTGTCCACCGACGCCGACTACTATTCCGGCACAAAACGTAACCCCGGCCTCGGACACGACTTTGTCGCGGCCGATTGCCGGTTACAAGAACGTGGCCGACTATCCAATCAGGTGTCCACCGACGCCGACTACTGTTCCGGCACAAAACGTAACCCCGGCCTCGGACACGACTTTGTCGCGGCCGATTGCCGGTTACAAGGACGTGGCCGATCCTGGATTCGCGTTCCCGCCGCCGCAGCCGACGACGCCGCGGGAATTTTACGTGGGACCGGCAATGTTTGTGGTATGGAGACAGCAGGCCCCGAGCGTGGCCGGATGTCCGCCGCCGCCTCCTGTGCCGGAATTCTACGTGGGCCCGGCGTGGTTTGATGTGGACGGACCGCCGCCACTCCCGTGTTGCGTGGCGGCATCGAGGTTCACATACCCGCCCCCACCGCCCCGTCGTTCCGGTCCCAGTGCTGCGGGAGTTCCCGCCGCGGCCGGAAGTGCATAA